From a region of the Cucumis sativus cultivar 9930 chromosome 6, Cucumber_9930_V3, whole genome shotgun sequence genome:
- the LOC105435791 gene encoding uncharacterized protein LOC105435791 isoform X1, with product MLQWMGGSRRKVTTSRKSTQNRQKQYFEQRKRRQQLSSGSENWHDAADTGREQKEHRSLDIISLLNLSTIPQKDKDAIEANTSTVRSHFMKDPVPTLYNIETLEKSGDFENKQQIDETGAPFGYPEDTLSPMNRNVSNDPNNGNTAKNKVDSQSEQGKISVEQSLSVFDLLGDDGMAVKYEGSPLKEAHVAFSVDGLGRVGTETPACSPQHASRSFSYGFSSHLERVRPWNPSKNTKVLDDFELEGDIKMHCDDGSLNYSFDMMDTCDNPKKKTPTKTHFRSVEDCKRNEHSSRTIFDGTDGERDGYGGGFNFLNDNFLGEMECDLFEKTHFNEIGSVPSDFLNYEKYDISGKAFGSPYLPKKRVAGATRIMDKFNLFDPVESSLKHHTYGYDYDLMADVKRNPKATRISDLQDKTHQRDWFCSMEDDVTDNFSLLSEESCSTSAVRGEPFDSTPLNSNPKQSMRRAMDDDAGPGNSYSVNSIYSRDPHYKIKDEEPKKYVRESNSSKSNPVHHTNSPFMEKPQTFKTWSFEKEFNFSSPCQRPVADCPFRGSMPWNEYPCTESSLPESSFTNKHVETVPRPSSTPISKRPSFHPSNIATAVLECNPCSNSKFVRTYTSMTETTSSHGEDQISPVLSAQGSVGTCEKSGSKAPSLGSEKVDFHEDKCNRIRSKVCVEDTNEDWLDDSNLERKNCDSIRNETENESPAVENLEASHDSDLVINGGKTNKFNPDDKVSVPYSKEEKEVEDVKVEGRKRRSKSCNMVDSSSQVMMLESYVLQLLFVQKVLLKQASSQDFIKRA from the exons atgttgCAATGGATGGGAGGTTCCAGGCGGAAAGTTACAACG TCAAGGAAATCCACACAAAACAG ACAAAAGCAATATTTTGAGCAAAGAAAAAGGCGACAGCAACTGTCCTCTGGCTCAGAGAATTGGCATGATGCAGCTGACACAGGCAGGGAACAAAAAGAGCATCGGTCATTGGATATTATAAGTCTCCTAAATTTATCAACAATTCCTCAAAAGGACAAAGATGCCATCG AGGCCAATACTTCAACGGTGCGGTCTCATTTCATGAAAGACCCAGTTCCAACCCTCTACAACATAGAAACATTAGAGAAATCTGGTGACTTTGAAAATAAAC AGCAAATTGACGAAACAGGAGCGCCATTCGGCTATCCAGAGGACACTTTATCTCCAATGAA CAGAAATGTAAGTAATGATCCCAACAATGGTAATACCGCTAAGAACAAAGTAGATTCTCAATCAGAACAGGGGAAGATATCTGTTGAGCAAA GTCTTTCTGTATTTGATTTGCTTGGGGATGATGGAATGGCTGTTAAATACGAAGGAAGTCCTCTGAAAGAAGCTCATGTTGCATTTTCAGTCGATG GTTTGGGCAGAGTCGGAACAGAAACACCAGCATGTTCCCCGCAGCATGCCAGCAG AAGCTTTTCTTATGGCTTCTCATCTCATCTTGAGAGAGTGCGACCTTGGAACCCCTCTAAGAACACCAAAGTGTTGGATGACTTTGAACTTGAAGGA GATATCAAAATGCACTGTGATGATGGTTCTTTAAATTATTCCTTTGACATGATGGATACGTGTGATAAtccaaagaagaaaacacCTACTAAGACCCATTTCCGTTCCGTTGAAgattgtaaaagaaatgaacatAGTAGTAGAACTATCTTTGATGGCACGGATGGAGAAAGAGATGGATATGgag GTGGATTTAACTTCTTAAACGACAACTTTCTCGGGGAGATGGAATGTGATCTCTTCGAAAAGACtcattttaatgaaattgGTAGCGTTCCGTCTGATTTTTTGAACTATGAGAAGTATGATATATCAGGAAAGGCATTTGGCAGCCCGTATCTACCAAAAAAGAG AGTTGCAGGTGCTACAAGAATAATGGACAAATTCAACTTATTTG ATCCTGTCGAGTCAAGCTTGAAGCACCATACCTATGGAtatgattatgatttaatGGCGGATGTAAAAAg GAATCCGAAAGCCACAAGGATTTCTGATTTACAGGACAAAACGCATCAACGAGATTGGTTTTGCTCTATGGAAGACGATGTCACAGACAACTTCAGCTTGTTGAG TGAAGAGTCTTGTTCAACCAGTGCAG TTAGGGGTGAGCCATTCGATAGCACACCACTAAACTCAAATCCGAAACAGAGCATGAGAAGAGCGATGGATGATGATGCTGGCCCTGGGAATAGTTACAGCGTTAACAGTATTTACTCCAGGGACCCACATTACAAAATCAAGGACGAAGAGCCAAAAAAGTATGTGAGAGAATCAAATTCATCGAAATCCAATCCAGTCCATCACACAAACTCTCCTTTCATGGAAAAACCACAGACATTTAAAACCTGGTCGTTTGAGAAAGAATTTAACTTCAGCTCTCCATGTCAACGTCCAGTAGCAGATTGTCCATTCAGAGGCTCTATGCCTTGGAATGAATATCCCTGCACCGAGTCATCTCTTCCCGAATCCTCCTTCACAAACAAACACGTCGAAACTGTTCCTCGTCCTTCTAGCACTCCAATCTCCAAAAGACCTTCCTTTCATCCATCAAATATAGCGACTGCAGTTCTCGAGTGCAACCCgtgttcaaattcaaaatttgtacGCACGTATACCAGCATGACAGAGACTACAAGTTCTCATGGAGAAGATCAGATTTCTCCTGTACTATCAGCTCAGGGAAGTGTAGGTACGTGTGAAAAAAGTGGATCCAAAGCTCCATCATTAGGAAGTGAAAAGGTTGATTTTCATGAAGACAAATGCAACAGAATTAGAAGCAAGGTCTGTGTAGAGGACACTAACGAAGATTGGTTGGATGATTCGAATCTTGAGAGGAAAAATTGTGATAGCATCAGAAATGAAACGGAAAATGAATCTCCAGCAGTGGAGAATTTGGAAGCCTCCCATGATTCTGACCTTGTAATAAACGGTGGCAAAACCAACAA ATTTAACCCTGATGATAAAGTTTCTGTTCCATATTCTAAAGAGGAAAAGG AAGTAGAAGATGTTAAGgtagaaggaa
- the LOC105435791 gene encoding uncharacterized protein LOC105435791 isoform X6, whose amino-acid sequence MLQWMGGSRRKVTTSRKSTQNRQKQYFEQRKRRQQLSSGSENWHDAADTGREQKEHRSLDIISLLNLSTIPQKDKDAIEANTSTVRSHFMKDPVPTLYNIETLEKSGDFENKQQIDETGAPFGYPEDTLSPMNRNVSNDPNNGNTAKNKVDSQSEQGKISVEQSLSVFDLLGDDGMAVKYEGSPLKEAHVAFSVDGLGRVGTETPACSPQHASRSFSYGFSSHLERVRPWNPSKNTKVLDDFELEGDIKMHCDDGSLNYSFDMMDTCDNPKKKTPTKTHFRSVEDCKRNEHSSRTIFDGTDGERDGYGDPVESSLKHHTYGYDYDLMADVKRNPKATRISDLQDKTHQRDWFCSMEDDVTDNFSLLSEESCSTSAVRGEPFDSTPLNSNPKQSMRRAMDDDAGPGNSYSVNSIYSRDPHYKIKDEEPKKYVRESNSSKSNPVHHTNSPFMEKPQTFKTWSFEKEFNFSSPCQRPVADCPFRGSMPWNEYPCTESSLPESSFTNKHVETVPRPSSTPISKRPSFHPSNIATAVLECNPCSNSKFVRTYTSMTETTSSHGEDQISPVLSAQGSVGTCEKSGSKAPSLGSEKVDFHEDKCNRIRSKVCVEDTNEDWLDDSNLERKNCDSIRNETENESPAVENLEASHDSDLVINGGKTNKFNPDDKVSVPYSKEEKEVEDVKVEGRKRRSKSCNMVDSSSQVMMLESYVLQLLFVQKVLLKQASSQDFIKRA is encoded by the exons atgttgCAATGGATGGGAGGTTCCAGGCGGAAAGTTACAACG TCAAGGAAATCCACACAAAACAG ACAAAAGCAATATTTTGAGCAAAGAAAAAGGCGACAGCAACTGTCCTCTGGCTCAGAGAATTGGCATGATGCAGCTGACACAGGCAGGGAACAAAAAGAGCATCGGTCATTGGATATTATAAGTCTCCTAAATTTATCAACAATTCCTCAAAAGGACAAAGATGCCATCG AGGCCAATACTTCAACGGTGCGGTCTCATTTCATGAAAGACCCAGTTCCAACCCTCTACAACATAGAAACATTAGAGAAATCTGGTGACTTTGAAAATAAAC AGCAAATTGACGAAACAGGAGCGCCATTCGGCTATCCAGAGGACACTTTATCTCCAATGAA CAGAAATGTAAGTAATGATCCCAACAATGGTAATACCGCTAAGAACAAAGTAGATTCTCAATCAGAACAGGGGAAGATATCTGTTGAGCAAA GTCTTTCTGTATTTGATTTGCTTGGGGATGATGGAATGGCTGTTAAATACGAAGGAAGTCCTCTGAAAGAAGCTCATGTTGCATTTTCAGTCGATG GTTTGGGCAGAGTCGGAACAGAAACACCAGCATGTTCCCCGCAGCATGCCAGCAG AAGCTTTTCTTATGGCTTCTCATCTCATCTTGAGAGAGTGCGACCTTGGAACCCCTCTAAGAACACCAAAGTGTTGGATGACTTTGAACTTGAAGGA GATATCAAAATGCACTGTGATGATGGTTCTTTAAATTATTCCTTTGACATGATGGATACGTGTGATAAtccaaagaagaaaacacCTACTAAGACCCATTTCCGTTCCGTTGAAgattgtaaaagaaatgaacatAGTAGTAGAACTATCTTTGATGGCACGGATGGAGAAAGAGATGGATATGgag ATCCTGTCGAGTCAAGCTTGAAGCACCATACCTATGGAtatgattatgatttaatGGCGGATGTAAAAAg GAATCCGAAAGCCACAAGGATTTCTGATTTACAGGACAAAACGCATCAACGAGATTGGTTTTGCTCTATGGAAGACGATGTCACAGACAACTTCAGCTTGTTGAG TGAAGAGTCTTGTTCAACCAGTGCAG TTAGGGGTGAGCCATTCGATAGCACACCACTAAACTCAAATCCGAAACAGAGCATGAGAAGAGCGATGGATGATGATGCTGGCCCTGGGAATAGTTACAGCGTTAACAGTATTTACTCCAGGGACCCACATTACAAAATCAAGGACGAAGAGCCAAAAAAGTATGTGAGAGAATCAAATTCATCGAAATCCAATCCAGTCCATCACACAAACTCTCCTTTCATGGAAAAACCACAGACATTTAAAACCTGGTCGTTTGAGAAAGAATTTAACTTCAGCTCTCCATGTCAACGTCCAGTAGCAGATTGTCCATTCAGAGGCTCTATGCCTTGGAATGAATATCCCTGCACCGAGTCATCTCTTCCCGAATCCTCCTTCACAAACAAACACGTCGAAACTGTTCCTCGTCCTTCTAGCACTCCAATCTCCAAAAGACCTTCCTTTCATCCATCAAATATAGCGACTGCAGTTCTCGAGTGCAACCCgtgttcaaattcaaaatttgtacGCACGTATACCAGCATGACAGAGACTACAAGTTCTCATGGAGAAGATCAGATTTCTCCTGTACTATCAGCTCAGGGAAGTGTAGGTACGTGTGAAAAAAGTGGATCCAAAGCTCCATCATTAGGAAGTGAAAAGGTTGATTTTCATGAAGACAAATGCAACAGAATTAGAAGCAAGGTCTGTGTAGAGGACACTAACGAAGATTGGTTGGATGATTCGAATCTTGAGAGGAAAAATTGTGATAGCATCAGAAATGAAACGGAAAATGAATCTCCAGCAGTGGAGAATTTGGAAGCCTCCCATGATTCTGACCTTGTAATAAACGGTGGCAAAACCAACAA ATTTAACCCTGATGATAAAGTTTCTGTTCCATATTCTAAAGAGGAAAAGG AAGTAGAAGATGTTAAGgtagaaggaa
- the LOC105435791 gene encoding uncharacterized protein LOC105435791 isoform X3 → MLQWMGGSRRKVTTSRKSTQNRQKQYFEQRKRRQQLSSGSENWHDAADTGREQKEHRSLDIISLLNLSTIPQKDKDAIEANTSTVRSHFMKDPVPTLYNIETLEKSGDFENKQQIDETGAPFGYPEDTLSPMNRNVSNDPNNGNTAKNKVDSQSEQGKISVEQSLSVFDLLGDDGMAVKYEGSPLKEAHVAFSVDGLGRVGTETPACSPQHASRSFSYGFSSHLERVRPWNPSKNTKVLDDFELEGDIKMHCDDGSLNYSFDMMDTCDNPKKKTPTKTHFRSVEDCKRNEHSSRTIFDGTDGERDGYGGGFNFLNDNFLGEMECDLFEKTHFNEIGSVPSDFLNYEKYDISGKAFGSPYLPKKRVAGATRIMDKFNLFDPVESSLKHHTYGYDYDLMADVKRNPKATRISDLQDKTHQRDWFCSMEDDVTDNFSLLSEESCSTSAVRGEPFDSTPLNSNPKQSMRRAMDDDAGPGNSYSVNSIYSRDPHYKIKDEEPKKYVRESNSSKSNPVHHTNSPFMEKPQTFKTWSFEKEFNFSSPCQRPVADCPFRGSMPWNEYPCTESSLPESSFTNKHVETVPRPSSTPISKRPSFHPSNIATAVLECNPCSNSKFVRTYTSMTETTSSHGEDQISPVLSAQGSVGTCEKSGSKAPSLGSEKVDFHEDKCNRIRSKVCVEDTNEDWLDDSNLERKNCDSIRNETENESPAVENLEASHDSDLVINGGKTNKFNPDDKVSVPYSKEEKEVEDVKVEGRKRRSKSCNMVDSSSQVMMLESYVLQLLFVQKKKPKHMAETMRS, encoded by the exons atgttgCAATGGATGGGAGGTTCCAGGCGGAAAGTTACAACG TCAAGGAAATCCACACAAAACAG ACAAAAGCAATATTTTGAGCAAAGAAAAAGGCGACAGCAACTGTCCTCTGGCTCAGAGAATTGGCATGATGCAGCTGACACAGGCAGGGAACAAAAAGAGCATCGGTCATTGGATATTATAAGTCTCCTAAATTTATCAACAATTCCTCAAAAGGACAAAGATGCCATCG AGGCCAATACTTCAACGGTGCGGTCTCATTTCATGAAAGACCCAGTTCCAACCCTCTACAACATAGAAACATTAGAGAAATCTGGTGACTTTGAAAATAAAC AGCAAATTGACGAAACAGGAGCGCCATTCGGCTATCCAGAGGACACTTTATCTCCAATGAA CAGAAATGTAAGTAATGATCCCAACAATGGTAATACCGCTAAGAACAAAGTAGATTCTCAATCAGAACAGGGGAAGATATCTGTTGAGCAAA GTCTTTCTGTATTTGATTTGCTTGGGGATGATGGAATGGCTGTTAAATACGAAGGAAGTCCTCTGAAAGAAGCTCATGTTGCATTTTCAGTCGATG GTTTGGGCAGAGTCGGAACAGAAACACCAGCATGTTCCCCGCAGCATGCCAGCAG AAGCTTTTCTTATGGCTTCTCATCTCATCTTGAGAGAGTGCGACCTTGGAACCCCTCTAAGAACACCAAAGTGTTGGATGACTTTGAACTTGAAGGA GATATCAAAATGCACTGTGATGATGGTTCTTTAAATTATTCCTTTGACATGATGGATACGTGTGATAAtccaaagaagaaaacacCTACTAAGACCCATTTCCGTTCCGTTGAAgattgtaaaagaaatgaacatAGTAGTAGAACTATCTTTGATGGCACGGATGGAGAAAGAGATGGATATGgag GTGGATTTAACTTCTTAAACGACAACTTTCTCGGGGAGATGGAATGTGATCTCTTCGAAAAGACtcattttaatgaaattgGTAGCGTTCCGTCTGATTTTTTGAACTATGAGAAGTATGATATATCAGGAAAGGCATTTGGCAGCCCGTATCTACCAAAAAAGAG AGTTGCAGGTGCTACAAGAATAATGGACAAATTCAACTTATTTG ATCCTGTCGAGTCAAGCTTGAAGCACCATACCTATGGAtatgattatgatttaatGGCGGATGTAAAAAg GAATCCGAAAGCCACAAGGATTTCTGATTTACAGGACAAAACGCATCAACGAGATTGGTTTTGCTCTATGGAAGACGATGTCACAGACAACTTCAGCTTGTTGAG TGAAGAGTCTTGTTCAACCAGTGCAG TTAGGGGTGAGCCATTCGATAGCACACCACTAAACTCAAATCCGAAACAGAGCATGAGAAGAGCGATGGATGATGATGCTGGCCCTGGGAATAGTTACAGCGTTAACAGTATTTACTCCAGGGACCCACATTACAAAATCAAGGACGAAGAGCCAAAAAAGTATGTGAGAGAATCAAATTCATCGAAATCCAATCCAGTCCATCACACAAACTCTCCTTTCATGGAAAAACCACAGACATTTAAAACCTGGTCGTTTGAGAAAGAATTTAACTTCAGCTCTCCATGTCAACGTCCAGTAGCAGATTGTCCATTCAGAGGCTCTATGCCTTGGAATGAATATCCCTGCACCGAGTCATCTCTTCCCGAATCCTCCTTCACAAACAAACACGTCGAAACTGTTCCTCGTCCTTCTAGCACTCCAATCTCCAAAAGACCTTCCTTTCATCCATCAAATATAGCGACTGCAGTTCTCGAGTGCAACCCgtgttcaaattcaaaatttgtacGCACGTATACCAGCATGACAGAGACTACAAGTTCTCATGGAGAAGATCAGATTTCTCCTGTACTATCAGCTCAGGGAAGTGTAGGTACGTGTGAAAAAAGTGGATCCAAAGCTCCATCATTAGGAAGTGAAAAGGTTGATTTTCATGAAGACAAATGCAACAGAATTAGAAGCAAGGTCTGTGTAGAGGACACTAACGAAGATTGGTTGGATGATTCGAATCTTGAGAGGAAAAATTGTGATAGCATCAGAAATGAAACGGAAAATGAATCTCCAGCAGTGGAGAATTTGGAAGCCTCCCATGATTCTGACCTTGTAATAAACGGTGGCAAAACCAACAA ATTTAACCCTGATGATAAAGTTTCTGTTCCATATTCTAAAGAGGAAAAGG AAGTAGAAGATGTTAAGgtagaaggaa
- the LOC105435791 gene encoding uncharacterized protein LOC105435791 isoform X2, with translation MLQWMGGSRRKVTTSRKSTQNRQKQYFEQRKRRQQLSSGSENWHDAADTGREQKEHRSLDIISLLNLSTIPQKDKDAIEANTSTVRSHFMKDPVPTLYNIETLEKSGDFENKQQIDETGAPFGYPEDTLSPMKNVSNDPNNGNTAKNKVDSQSEQGKISVEQSLSVFDLLGDDGMAVKYEGSPLKEAHVAFSVDGLGRVGTETPACSPQHASRSFSYGFSSHLERVRPWNPSKNTKVLDDFELEGDIKMHCDDGSLNYSFDMMDTCDNPKKKTPTKTHFRSVEDCKRNEHSSRTIFDGTDGERDGYGGGFNFLNDNFLGEMECDLFEKTHFNEIGSVPSDFLNYEKYDISGKAFGSPYLPKKRVAGATRIMDKFNLFDPVESSLKHHTYGYDYDLMADVKRNPKATRISDLQDKTHQRDWFCSMEDDVTDNFSLLSEESCSTSAVRGEPFDSTPLNSNPKQSMRRAMDDDAGPGNSYSVNSIYSRDPHYKIKDEEPKKYVRESNSSKSNPVHHTNSPFMEKPQTFKTWSFEKEFNFSSPCQRPVADCPFRGSMPWNEYPCTESSLPESSFTNKHVETVPRPSSTPISKRPSFHPSNIATAVLECNPCSNSKFVRTYTSMTETTSSHGEDQISPVLSAQGSVGTCEKSGSKAPSLGSEKVDFHEDKCNRIRSKVCVEDTNEDWLDDSNLERKNCDSIRNETENESPAVENLEASHDSDLVINGGKTNKFNPDDKVSVPYSKEEKEVEDVKVEGRKRRSKSCNMVDSSSQVMMLESYVLQLLFVQKVLLKQASSQDFIKRA, from the exons atgttgCAATGGATGGGAGGTTCCAGGCGGAAAGTTACAACG TCAAGGAAATCCACACAAAACAG ACAAAAGCAATATTTTGAGCAAAGAAAAAGGCGACAGCAACTGTCCTCTGGCTCAGAGAATTGGCATGATGCAGCTGACACAGGCAGGGAACAAAAAGAGCATCGGTCATTGGATATTATAAGTCTCCTAAATTTATCAACAATTCCTCAAAAGGACAAAGATGCCATCG AGGCCAATACTTCAACGGTGCGGTCTCATTTCATGAAAGACCCAGTTCCAACCCTCTACAACATAGAAACATTAGAGAAATCTGGTGACTTTGAAAATAAAC AGCAAATTGACGAAACAGGAGCGCCATTCGGCTATCCAGAGGACACTTTATCTCCAATGAA AAATGTAAGTAATGATCCCAACAATGGTAATACCGCTAAGAACAAAGTAGATTCTCAATCAGAACAGGGGAAGATATCTGTTGAGCAAA GTCTTTCTGTATTTGATTTGCTTGGGGATGATGGAATGGCTGTTAAATACGAAGGAAGTCCTCTGAAAGAAGCTCATGTTGCATTTTCAGTCGATG GTTTGGGCAGAGTCGGAACAGAAACACCAGCATGTTCCCCGCAGCATGCCAGCAG AAGCTTTTCTTATGGCTTCTCATCTCATCTTGAGAGAGTGCGACCTTGGAACCCCTCTAAGAACACCAAAGTGTTGGATGACTTTGAACTTGAAGGA GATATCAAAATGCACTGTGATGATGGTTCTTTAAATTATTCCTTTGACATGATGGATACGTGTGATAAtccaaagaagaaaacacCTACTAAGACCCATTTCCGTTCCGTTGAAgattgtaaaagaaatgaacatAGTAGTAGAACTATCTTTGATGGCACGGATGGAGAAAGAGATGGATATGgag GTGGATTTAACTTCTTAAACGACAACTTTCTCGGGGAGATGGAATGTGATCTCTTCGAAAAGACtcattttaatgaaattgGTAGCGTTCCGTCTGATTTTTTGAACTATGAGAAGTATGATATATCAGGAAAGGCATTTGGCAGCCCGTATCTACCAAAAAAGAG AGTTGCAGGTGCTACAAGAATAATGGACAAATTCAACTTATTTG ATCCTGTCGAGTCAAGCTTGAAGCACCATACCTATGGAtatgattatgatttaatGGCGGATGTAAAAAg GAATCCGAAAGCCACAAGGATTTCTGATTTACAGGACAAAACGCATCAACGAGATTGGTTTTGCTCTATGGAAGACGATGTCACAGACAACTTCAGCTTGTTGAG TGAAGAGTCTTGTTCAACCAGTGCAG TTAGGGGTGAGCCATTCGATAGCACACCACTAAACTCAAATCCGAAACAGAGCATGAGAAGAGCGATGGATGATGATGCTGGCCCTGGGAATAGTTACAGCGTTAACAGTATTTACTCCAGGGACCCACATTACAAAATCAAGGACGAAGAGCCAAAAAAGTATGTGAGAGAATCAAATTCATCGAAATCCAATCCAGTCCATCACACAAACTCTCCTTTCATGGAAAAACCACAGACATTTAAAACCTGGTCGTTTGAGAAAGAATTTAACTTCAGCTCTCCATGTCAACGTCCAGTAGCAGATTGTCCATTCAGAGGCTCTATGCCTTGGAATGAATATCCCTGCACCGAGTCATCTCTTCCCGAATCCTCCTTCACAAACAAACACGTCGAAACTGTTCCTCGTCCTTCTAGCACTCCAATCTCCAAAAGACCTTCCTTTCATCCATCAAATATAGCGACTGCAGTTCTCGAGTGCAACCCgtgttcaaattcaaaatttgtacGCACGTATACCAGCATGACAGAGACTACAAGTTCTCATGGAGAAGATCAGATTTCTCCTGTACTATCAGCTCAGGGAAGTGTAGGTACGTGTGAAAAAAGTGGATCCAAAGCTCCATCATTAGGAAGTGAAAAGGTTGATTTTCATGAAGACAAATGCAACAGAATTAGAAGCAAGGTCTGTGTAGAGGACACTAACGAAGATTGGTTGGATGATTCGAATCTTGAGAGGAAAAATTGTGATAGCATCAGAAATGAAACGGAAAATGAATCTCCAGCAGTGGAGAATTTGGAAGCCTCCCATGATTCTGACCTTGTAATAAACGGTGGCAAAACCAACAA ATTTAACCCTGATGATAAAGTTTCTGTTCCATATTCTAAAGAGGAAAAGG AAGTAGAAGATGTTAAGgtagaaggaa